One Glycine max cultivar Williams 82 chromosome 1, Glycine_max_v4.0, whole genome shotgun sequence genomic window, attctttctttcttatacttttgtttatttgagtataaataaagagaaaaaaataaaagaagaaataagtttttttatggaaaagaaaataagttatacACTCATATTATCAAATTTTCTTTAACTTAAAAAGGACAAATCactttatacaatttttttttataaaatcactttatttttcttagtcCTTATaatcatatacatataaatataattattatacttttatttatataagtagCAATGATATACTTGATTAATCCAAAATGATGTTCATATCAAGGTGCACGTCACAAAATCTTAATGTCAATTTCTGTAACAATAACCAAATTACCTAGTCATGCTACTTAGCATATAAAGTTCAACTAGCTGAAAAAATACAGGGGATTGCGtccttaaattatttgaaaaattttaattggatctttattctttttttccaattaaatcCTTAAatgttatttgtttatttcaatTAGATTCTTGAAtttaattgttattaaaaaattaaccaaataaACCTAGTTAATCCTTAAatccaattttatcaaatagttTAAGAACATgcaaaataatttaaccaaaattaatacACTTCCTTTCTTTCAAACAAAGCTTACAcactaaaatagttatttatatttatattttgttgaatttttataagattatttatttaaaatctaatttgatctgattaataattaataatatatgaaataatCAAATAAGGTTTAGTATAATTGATCAATAATTGAGCTTTTTAAGCATATTGTTGAGGGTTTAATTTATAGTCATatgaatagaaaatattttattaaaaaagacaaaattcaatttaatgatCACTAAGTCTCAAAGAAGAATTAGTATTTGATTATCGCTTGGGAGATATCCCTAGTGCAAACAAATATATACTCACGTGGTAGGGAAAGTattaataaaaaggaaatacTAATATAAAGGTGGCAGGATTGTtggttaattattattataatctgGCTTGGCTTGTTGGGTACTGCCTCTGGCTTCCACTTTGGCTTTACCTCTGATTCTCATATATACACATCACATAACACAACTCAATTCTGCATTCACTTCCACACTCTCTCACACATTGCTCTCTCTATCTTTCCATTGTCCATGGCTTCCCTCATCCAATCTGGCTGGCAGGTTCTCCCTTCActctttgcatttattttttccACTTCTCTTCAACAGCCAGTTTTTTATTCTCTCATGTAAACCAAGTCTttggtaaaaaattatttttatgtgtaaaaatatcattaaccttatttttattttggtttaatttcagaaattgaaaaaaattctttttctttgacaATATGTGTGCCTATGTCATGCATCAAAGGATGGAAGTGTCTAACCCAAGacccttaaaaatgaaaaaataaaaataaaaatagcttaACAATAGTTAGTATTTGATAAATATGGTGCATATATAGTTTTGcttatctaaaaaataatatatctactttttaaaaaatattacttttcaaaaaagtttgatttcatttttcattcctacagtataatttatttatttttatgaattattagtACCCTCTACAAACTCTTATTTTCAAGATTCAActgaaaattaatattaaaaataaaacaactttgTATCAGTTAATTTATGCATTTGATGAATTTCTTATTATGattgtttagttttaattttttttcttaattatatcacaagtttttttcttattataacaATCaagtatattattaatatgttgtCAACTTTTTAGATTTtacaacacaattaattagaattACTTGATAGTGACATCTAACCTATTTATTtgacaataaatataatattaacatgCTCACATGGTGACTAACATGATGATTTATGGAAGTGTTGATATGACACTAACACATTGTTGTAGTGTTGATACACATATTGAtataatattaagaaattaaaattacattatcaTAATACTTTAAggctaaaaaagtaaaattaatattcaaatatacaaatataactTATATTATTTAACAAGGAAAGCAAATCAATGATATTATTGAGAaagtcttttttataaaaaatgaaaacatttattctatcaaaaacataataattatcaaataataaatctttcaagtgatctaaataattttcttactcCTTAACTAAGTATTAAAATATCATGTcaatatattaatgtcatgtaTGTAAGTGTCAGTGTTAATATATGTGTCAAAAGACCATGTCAATTGTGATATTATCATACATGTATGGTGTTAATGGTAGACCATTATATCAATGTCATGTCATTTCTAATTATTCTAAGTtgacaaaattcattaaaaaaaattgacaacataTTGAGATAAAGGTGTAAACgaatttttaaatggtgaaaattaaaataagtcatGTCAAAGTGAgattaatgtattatttttatatttttttcatttatctctCGATCCctatctttattttcatttgttatatgtttttcttcaattaaatacatttaatctcgactttccttttttctattttatttttgtctgttGTATTTTTCTCCATTCTATTAAATGAAcccttaatttttatctaaattttaaaatagaataataatatgATTACAGAAAACGCCAATATATTCTGAATTTTTCCTAGGCAAAGTACAAACAAAACATTTATTTGGGTGCTGCTAGAGTTGTTTTTTGAACTGCACCAGTCTGCACTCTTACCAGTCTGCACCTCTTAggaattttatcataaaataaaataaatcaaaaagttaggaattagaattaaaagaatatgaaaACTAAAGACGGACCCGGTCAAAACTCAAAACTCAAAACCACGTATGCTAATCCAGCTTGGTCtgttagattaattaattaattattaaacccaattaatttaatctatttGCAAAGCCAAAGTTAAAACACCATAATGAAAATCTAAAGGATGATAAGATAGGGTTATGCAAGAAAATGAAACAGGCTCTGGTTTTGGCAATGAAAAATGGTGAGAgtgttaataaaaatgaaatactaATATACAGGTGGCTTGATTATTGGTTATTATTACAGTCTGTCTTGGCTTGTTGGGTACTGCTTTTGGCTTTACCTCTGATTCTCatatatacacatcacacaacacACAACACACAACACAACTCAACTCTGCATCCACTTCCCCACTCTCTCACATATTGCCTCTCTCTTTCCTCTTTCCATTGTCCATGGCGTCCCTCATCGAATCTGGCTGGCAGGTTCTCCCTTCACTCTTTGCATTTATTTCTTCCGCTTCCCACCGCTTCAACCGCcagttttttattcttaattttcttgGCGTTTTTCTTTTCCAGACAGATTTGCCATGCGATTTTAgcaatgattgttgtgtatttGTTGATTTATTGATGTAGTTGGCGAGAGTGTGCACATTATTGGGTTTGTTTTGGAATGAGAAATTGTGCTTTATTGATTGGGGCTATTGTCATTGCCGTTTTGATATTCCACTATGCATAATGATTGCTCATTGCTCTGTTTGGGACTTTAATTGTTCTCTTCTCATAGATCACCGTCcttgatgattttgaaattaGGCTTTTTTTACTTTCCACTCCCAATTTTTTGTTGCCTAGTCTTTAGATTCTTAGTTTTGTGAACTCTGTTGAAGTATTCAGTAGTGTCTGATTTTTGAGATGCGTATGTGTTAATTATTGAAAGAGTTTGTTAATCCTCATATTAATCTTCCTGTGCAtataatatattagaaattaataaatataatatgtattatTCAATATGTAGTGTATAAAGGTAAAAGTAGTTGAGAACAGAGGCAGATTCAAATCTTTCCTTGCTGGAGCACATATAATTTAGCATGTTCACGGACGTAATTTCACTTGTTTATATTTGGCTTTTTGCCTTCAGAATCTTGCAGGTCCTGTAGATTGCATGATTACATGTTTGTACTATCTACCAGAAGTAGGAATTGATGTTTGGTCCTTTTAACTTTTTGTGGAAATGAAATTCTCTCTATTACCCTCATGCTTTTCTTTGTGGTGCAGTACTTGATCACACATTTCAGTGACTTTCAACTGGCGTGTTTGGGAAGTTTCTTTCTACATGAAGGCGTTTTCTTCTTGTCTGGACTTCCCTTTATATGGCTTGAGAGGGCAGGGTGGATGAGCAAGTACAAAATTCAGGTCTGCCCTTGTTCAAATTTGTTGATATTCGTCATTTTGTTCTACAAGATGGAAATTCAGTGCTttatcttttgttgtttttctattCAGAATGAGTATCTGTCATGACTAAACTGCTCCAACATTGTTTGCTTTGACTTGAAATTATTGTTCCTTCACATGCACCTTGCTTATTCCCTTTACCCTGTTTCATTGGTGCTAAGAACAAGTGATGGAGttcgtcaaaaaaaaaaaaaaactaatgatgAAGTTCCTGAAGATTTCCCTTTtcatagtgtgtttggataataCAAAAGAATCAATTCTATCCCACAAAATCAAGGTGATATcatgaaaaagtaaaagaaactgTTTGTTGCTTTACCTTCATCATGAAaaagtaattgattatttctCACCAGGAAGCTAATCCAGACACACtatcaatttctttttctctatttgTATTCTTACATATTTTGTTCTAACAATGCCTTTTGGTGTTGACTCTCAACCTTTGGGTTGGCTGATTCAAACAAAAGATTTTCATGCAAAAgtatataacataattttttgataattgTTCATGCTATTACTATATTTTAATGGTGTATTGACCAAACTCCTTTGATAATGGCAGGAATGATAAATTGTTTTCCATTTTCAATTGTAAATATGTAGCTTCATACATTAGGAACAATAACAGAAGCTAAATTTTGTCTGCTCTAAATATGCAATCAATTTTTCTCGTTGATTTTACTGTGCTACTCACCAGTCTTTCTCTTGGTCCTTTTTTCTTTAGCTTAAGCCTAGTCTGATTAGTGTGTAAGATTTACTGTTGTTGCTAATCTTCCTTTCTTGCAGGCCAAAAATAACACCCCTGCAGCTCAGGAGAAATGTATTGTTCGTCTGTTGCTTTACCATTTTGGTGTCAATCTACCTGTTATGATTTTTTCATATCCTGTCTTCACATACATGGGCATGCGGAGTAGTCTTCCCCTACCGTCCTGGTACATTCAGGTTCTTTTGAGCACTGTCATCATTCTAAACATAGGAGTCCCGTGTTAGGAGCTTTGACAGTAGATATGTCTAGAATGTGCTTCTTCTGTTAAGCTTATTTAGCAAGATTGGATTTTGGTCTTGCAGGAAAGTAGTTCTAATTCAAATAATCTTTTACTTCATTTTGGAGGACTTTATATTCTACTGGGGACATAGAATACTGCACACAAAGTGGTTATACAAGCATGTGCACAGTGTTCATCATGAGTAAGTTTATTTGTGTGTAATGGGATTTTagcttttattatatttattatctatAGACTACTATAGGGTTTTGCAATATTGTGAAGGTATGCTACACCGTTTGGATTGACTTCTGAATATGCTCATCCTGCTGAGATACTTTTCCTTGGGTTTGCTACCATTTTTGGTCCTGCCATTACTGGGCCCCACTTGATAACTCTCTGGTTATGGATGGTTCTGAGAGTCCTAGAGACAGTTGAGGCTCATTGTGGTTACCATTTCCCATGGAGTCTTTCCAACTTCCTTCCATTGTATGGAGGGTGAGTGTGAATTTACTTCTCGTTCACTTGACACCAGCCATTTTGGTTTATTCTACTATTGTGCCTCTTGTTAAACTCTTTCTATTCTCACTTTCAGAGCTGATTTCCATGACTATCATCACCGTTTATTGTACACCAAGTCTGGGAACTATTCATCAACTTTTACTTACATGGACCGGTAAGCATTTGAGCGCATAGTGATTAAAgaattattgttaattttcatgATGATTATAGAATCTAAAATAGCTTAACTGACATTTATAGTGATGCATTGATGCCTtgaaatattgatattttactaattatacTGACAATAGTAGATGACATTTTTGCTGTCGTAATAGGATATTTGGGACTGATATAGGCTACAGAAAGTTGAAAGCATTGAAGAGCATAGGAGTTGAAGACAGTGGCGagcaaaagaaacaataagAATACGTTTTTAGGAATATCCAGGAATGATTAGAGAGTTGATTTGCAAAAGGGCATATTTGAAAAATGTCTATGATATCAACTCCTTATGTGTTCTTGTGTTTTTGTAGTAGCTGGTGTTTGTCTTCAATGTGCTGATGGCTTTTTCTGGACATTCATGCCCTGTTATTAGAAAAACTTCATTATTGACAGTAATTTCAATTTTGGGATGTTTCCCTTTGCTGATCTAATATTCTTGATAATACCCTGTTTTTTCCTTGTTGCACGTGAATGTTTTGTTTGATGATAAAATCATTTCAATTGTATGGAGTCAAATGACAGTTGTGATTGAGTTGCAACTTATTTTTAaggatgatttttaaaataattatagaagTCAAGAAGCTTTATCATGTATAACATATGTTAATGAATAATagtctaaaatattttacactctcattatatatatatattatttgttctattttataattattgggacctttaaaattgataatttaaaattagttaatttgaaagaaaaagagttaTATCATTGTTGTCAAAATCAACATAATAGGCTTTATCTATTAAAAGGATTGataagttttcaatttttagtttctacactgaaatataaa contains:
- the LOC100816716 gene encoding methylsterol monooxygenase 2-2-like isoform X1 produces the protein MASLIQSGWQNLAGPVDCMITCLYYLPEYLITHFSDFQLACLGSFFLHEGVFFLSGLPFIWLERAGWMSKYKIQAKNNTPAAQEKCIVRLLLYHFGVNLPVMIFSYPVFTYMGMRSSLPLPSWKVVLIQIIFYFILEDFIFYWGHRILHTKWLYKHVHSVHHEYATPFGLTSEYAHPAEILFLGFATIFGPAITGPHLITLWLWMVLRVLETVEAHCGYHFPWSLSNFLPLYGGADFHDYHHRLLYTKSGNYSSTFTYMDRIFGTDIGYRKLKALKSIGVEDSGEQKKQ
- the LOC100816716 gene encoding Methylsterol monooxygenase 2-2-like; amino-acid sequence: MASLIESGWQYLITHFSDFQLACLGSFFLHEGVFFLSGLPFIWLERAGWMSKYKIQAKNNTPAAQEKCIVRLLLYHFGVNLPVMIFSYPVFTYMGMRSSLPLPSWKVVLIQIIFYFILEDFIFYWGHRILHTKWLYKHVHSVHHEYATPFGLTSEYAHPAEILFLGFATIFGPAITGPHLITLWLWMVLRVLETVEAHCGYHFPWSLSNFLPLYGGADFHDYHHRLLYTKSGNYSSTFTYMDRIFGTDIGYRKLKALKSIGVEDSGEQKKQ
- the LOC100816716 gene encoding methylsterol monooxygenase 2-2-like isoform X4 is translated as MSKYKIQAKNNTPAAQEKCIVRLLLYHFGVNLPVMIFSYPVFTYMGMRSSLPLPSWKVVLIQIIFYFILEDFIFYWGHRILHTKWLYKHVHSVHHEYATPFGLTSEYAHPAEILFLGFATIFGPAITGPHLITLWLWMVLRVLETVEAHCGYHFPWSLSNFLPLYGGADFHDYHHRLLYTKSGNYSSTFTYMDRIFGTDIGYRKLKALKSIGVEDSGEQKKQ
- the LOC100816716 gene encoding methylsterol monooxygenase 2-2-like isoform X3; translated protein: MYLITHFSDFQLACLGSFFLHEGVFFLSGLPFIWLERAGWMSKYKIQAKNNTPAAQEKCIVRLLLYHFGVNLPVMIFSYPVFTYMGMRSSLPLPSWKVVLIQIIFYFILEDFIFYWGHRILHTKWLYKHVHSVHHEYATPFGLTSEYAHPAEILFLGFATIFGPAITGPHLITLWLWMVLRVLETVEAHCGYHFPWSLSNFLPLYGGADFHDYHHRLLYTKSGNYSSTFTYMDRIFGTDIGYRKLKALKSIGVEDSGEQKKQ
- the LOC100816716 gene encoding methylsterol monooxygenase 2-2-like isoform X2: MASLIQSGWQYLITHFSDFQLACLGSFFLHEGVFFLSGLPFIWLERAGWMSKYKIQAKNNTPAAQEKCIVRLLLYHFGVNLPVMIFSYPVFTYMGMRSSLPLPSWKVVLIQIIFYFILEDFIFYWGHRILHTKWLYKHVHSVHHEYATPFGLTSEYAHPAEILFLGFATIFGPAITGPHLITLWLWMVLRVLETVEAHCGYHFPWSLSNFLPLYGGADFHDYHHRLLYTKSGNYSSTFTYMDRIFGTDIGYRKLKALKSIGVEDSGEQKKQ